A portion of the Poecilia reticulata strain Guanapo linkage group LG23, Guppy_female_1.0+MT, whole genome shotgun sequence genome contains these proteins:
- the cand1 gene encoding cullin-associated NEDD8-dissociated protein 1 isoform X2 gives MATNDLMTELQKDSIKLDDDSERKVVRMILKLLEDKNGEVQNLAVKCLGPLVSKVKEYQVETIVDTLCTNMLSDKEQLRDISSIGLKTVIGELPPASSGSALAASVCKKITGRLTSAIAKQEDVSVQLEALDIMADMLCRQGGLLVNFHPSILSCLLPQLTSPRLAVRKRTIMALGHLVMSCGNLVFIDLIEHLLTELGRNDNMSTTRTYIQCTAAISRQAGHRIGEYLEKIIPLVVKFCNVDDDELREYCIQAFESFVRRCPKEVYPHVPTIISICLRYLTYDPNYNFDDEDEDDNAMDAEQNDEDYQGSDDEYSDDDDMSWKVRRAAAKCLDAVVSTRHEMLPEFYRSVSPALVCRFKEREENVKADVFHAYLSLLKQTRPAQSWLADPDAMEQGETPLTMLQSQVPMIVKALHKQLKEKSVKTRQCCFNMLTELVNVLPGALTQHIPVLIPGIIFSLNDKSSSSNLKIDALSCLHVIMVTHPAHAFHAHVPALVPPVVACVGDPFYKITSEALLVTQQLVKVIRPLDNQSEGSDSFDPSPYINDLFTCTIKRLKAADIDQEVKERAISCMGQIICNLGDRLPSELPGTLLIFLERLKNEITRLTTVKALTLIAGSPLKIDLRPVLPDAVPILASFLRKNQRALKLCTLAALDILLRNYSSAVTPVMVDAVLAELPPLISESDMHVSQMALSFLSTLAVTHPSSLGQLAGGNILQQLIALVRSPLLQGGALAAMLDFYQALVATKTPGLGYMDLLRMLTGPVYSQSAALPHKQAYCSIAKCVAALTRACPNEGPAVVGQFIQDVKNSRSTDSIRLLALLSLGEVGHHVDLSSQPELKTVILDAFSSSSEEVKSAASYALGSIAVGNLPEYLPFVLQEISSSKRQYLLLHSLKEIISSASVSGLKPYVESVWSLLLKHCECQEEGTRNVVAECLGKLTLIDPETLLPRLKGYLLSGSSYARSSVVTAVKFTISDQPQPIDPLLKNCIGDFLKTLEDPDLNVRRVALVTFNSAAHNKPSLIRELLDSVLPHLYNETKVRKELIREVEMGPFKHTVDDGLDLRKAAFECMYTLLDSCLDRLDIFTFLNHVEDGLKDHYDIKMLTFLMLARLSSLCPSAVLQRLDRLVEPLRATCTTKVKANSVKQEFEKQDELKRSAMRAVVALLTIPEAEKSPLMSEFQSQISSNQELAAIFDSIQRDSSSANMESMDTS, from the exons ATGGCCACAAACGACCTGATGACAGAACTTCAGAAAGACTCGATCAAACTGGACGACGACAGCGAGAGGAAG GTTGTGAGAATGATCCTGAAATTGTTGGAAGACAAAAACGGAGAAGTTCAGAACTTGGCTgtcaaatg CCTGGGGCCGCTGGTCAGCAAAGTGAAGGAGTATCAGGTGGAGACGATCGTGGACACTCTGTGCACAAACATGCTGTCAGACAAAGAACAGCTGCGAGACATTTCCTCCATCGGCCTCAAAACCGTGATCGGAGAGTTACCGCCGGCCTCCAGCG GCTCTGCTTTAGCTGCCAGTGTTTGTAAGAAGATAACGGGCCGCCTGACGAGCGCCATCGCCAAACAGGAAGACGTGTCGGTGCAGCTGGAGGCGCTGGACATCATGGCGGACATGTTGTGCAG acaAGGCGGCCTGCTGGTGAActtccatccctccatcctcaGCTGCTTGCTGCCTCAGCTCACTTCCCCCCGGCTGGCGGTCAGAAAG aGGACCATCATGGCTCTGGGTCACCTGGTGATGTCGTGCGGGAACCTGGTCTTCATCGACCTGATCGAGCATCTGCTGACGGAGCTGGGCCGGAACGACAACATGTCCACCACGCGCACCTACATCCAGTGCACGGCGGCCATCAGCCGGCAGGCGGGACACCGCATCG GGGAGTACCTGGAGAAGATCATCCCTCTGGTGGTGAAGTTCTGCAACGTCGACGACGACGAGCTGAGAGAGTACTGCATCCAGGCCTTCGAGTCCTTCGTCAGGAG GTGTCCCAAAGAAGTTTATCCTCACGTTCCAACCATCATCTCCATCTGCCTCCGCTACTTGACCTACGACCCCAACTACAACTTTGACGATGAAGACGAGGACGATAACGCCATGGACGCTGAGCAGAACGATGAAGACTACCAGg GTAGCGATGATGAATACAGCGACGACGACGACATGAGCTGGAAGGTCCGCAGGGCGGCGGCCAAATGTCTGGACGCCGTCGTTTCAACGCGCCACGAGATGCTGCCGGAGTTTTACCGCTCCGTTTCGCCTGCGCTCGTCTGCCGCTTCAAG GAGAGGGAGGAGAACGTGAAGGCGGACGTTTTCCACGCCTACCTGTCGCTGCTGAAACAGACACGGCCGGCTCAGAGCTGGCTGGCCGACCCGGACGCCATGGAGCAGGGCGAGACGCCGCTAACGATGCTGCAGAGTCAG GTGCCCATGATCGTCAAAGCTCTTCACAAACAGCTGAAGGAGAAAAGTGTGAAAACCCGGCAGTGTTGCTTCAACATGTTGACCGAACTGGTCAACGTCCTCCCAGGAGCGCTGACGCAGCACATCCCAGTACTAATACCAG GTATCATCTTCTCTCTGAACGATAAATCCAGCAGCTCCAACCTGAAGATCGACGCTCTCTCTTGCCTCCATGTCATCATGGTGACGCACCCCGCTCACGCCTTCCACGCCCACGTCCCCGCCCTCGTGCCGCCCGTGGTGGCCTGCGTGGGAGACCCCTTTTACAAGATCACCTCAGAGGCTCTGCTAGTCACCCAGCAGCTCGTCAAG GTGATCAGACCTCtggacaaccaatcagaaggcTCGGACAGCTTTGACCCCTCCCCCTACATCAACGACCTCTTCACCTGCACGATCAAACGCCTGAAAGCCGCCGACATTGACCAGGAGGTCAAAGAGCGAGCCATTTCCTGTATGGGGCAGATCATCTGTAACCTAG GTGACCGTCTGCCCAGCGAGCTTCCAGGAACGCTGCTGATCTTTCTGGAGCGTCTGAAGAACGAGATCACACGGCTGACCAcggtcaaag CTCTGACGCTGATCGCCGGCTCTCCGTTGAAAATCGACCTTCGACCCGTTCTTCCCGACGCTGTTCCCATCCTCGCCTCCTTCCTCAGGAAGAACCAGCGGGCCCTGAAGCTCTGCACGCTGGCTGCTCTGGACATCCTGCTCAGAAACTACAG CTCCGCGGTGACGCCCGTCATGGTGGACGCCGTCCTGGCCGAGCTGCCGCCTCTCATCTCGGAGAGCGACATGCACGTGTCTCAGATGGCGCTGAGCTTCCTGTCCACGCTGGCTGTGACGCACCCGTCCTCACTGGGCCAGCTGGCCGGCGGAAacatcctgcagcagctcatcGCGCTGGTCCGGTCGCCACTGCTGCAGGGAGGAGCGCTCGCCGCCATGCTCGACTTCTACCAG GCTCTGGTTGCCACTAAAACCCCTGGTTTGGGTTACATGGACCTGCTGAGGATGCTGACGGGTCCAGTGTACAGTCAGAGCGCCGCCCTGCCTCACAAACAGGCGTACTGCTCCATCGCCAAATGCGTGGCGGCTCTGACCAGAGCCTGCCCCAACGAGGGACCAGCTGTGGTGGGGCAGTTCATCCAG GATGTGAAGAACAGTCGCTCCACTGACTCCATCAGGTTGCTAGCTCTGCTCTCATTGGGCGAGGTGGGACACCATGTGGACCTCAGCAGCCAACCAGAACTCAAGACGGTCATCCTGGACGcgttctcctcctccagcgAAGAG GTGAAGTCTGCGGCGTCCTACGCGCTCGGCAGCATCGCGGTGGGGAATCTTCCGGAGTATCTGCCCTTCGTCCTGCAGGAGATCTCCTCCTCCAAGAGGCAGTACCTGCTGCTGCACTCCCTCAAAGAAATCATCA GTTCGGCGTCCGTGTCGGGCCTGAAGCCCTACGTGGAGTCGGTTTGGTCTCTGCTGCTCAAACACTGCGAGTGTCAGGAGGAGGGGACCAGGAACGTCGTGGCCGAATGTCTCGGCAAACTGACGCTGATCGACCCGGAAACCCTGCTGCCCCGCCTCAAGGGATACCTGCTGTCAG GCTCATCGTACGCCAGGAGCTCCGTGGTAACGGCAGTAAAGTTCACCATCTCTGATCAGCCGCAGCCGATCGACCCGCTGCTCAAGAACTGCATAG GTGATTTCCTGAAGACGCTGGAAGACCCGGACCTGAACGTGCGCCGCGTTGCCTTGGTAACCTTTAACTCCGCCGCCCACAACAAACCCAGCCTGATCCGAGAACTGCTGGACTCAGTTTTACCGCATCTTTACAACGAGACCAAAGTGAGGAAGGAGCTGATCCGAGAG GTGGAGATGGGTCCCTTCAAACACACGGTGGACGACGGGCTGGACCTGAGGAAGGCTGCGTTCGAGTGCATGTACACTCTGCTGGACAGCTGCTTGGACCGGCTGGACATCTTCACCTTCCTGAACCACGTAGAGGACGGGCTGAAGGACCACTACGACATCAAG ATGCTGACCTTCCTGATGCTGGCTAGACTGTCGTCACTTTGTCCCAGTGCTGTGCTGCAGAGACTGGACAGACTGGTGGAGCCGCTCAGAGCCACCTGCACCACAAAG GTAAAGGCAAACTCGGTGAAACAGGAGTTTGAGAAGCAGGACGAGCTGAAGCGGTCGGCGATGCGAGCGGTCGTCGCGCTGCTGACGATCCCAGAGGCCGAGAAGTCGCCGCTGATGTCAGAGTTCCAGTCCCAGATCTCGTCCAATCAGGAGCTAGCGGCCATCTTTGACTCCATCCAGAGAGACTCCAGCTCTGCCAACATGGAGTCCATGGACACCAGCTAA
- the cand1 gene encoding cullin-associated NEDD8-dissociated protein 1 isoform X1 has protein sequence MASASYHISNLLEKMTSSDKDFRFMATNDLMTELQKDSIKLDDDSERKVVRMILKLLEDKNGEVQNLAVKCLGPLVSKVKEYQVETIVDTLCTNMLSDKEQLRDISSIGLKTVIGELPPASSGSALAASVCKKITGRLTSAIAKQEDVSVQLEALDIMADMLCRQGGLLVNFHPSILSCLLPQLTSPRLAVRKRTIMALGHLVMSCGNLVFIDLIEHLLTELGRNDNMSTTRTYIQCTAAISRQAGHRIGEYLEKIIPLVVKFCNVDDDELREYCIQAFESFVRRCPKEVYPHVPTIISICLRYLTYDPNYNFDDEDEDDNAMDAEQNDEDYQGSDDEYSDDDDMSWKVRRAAAKCLDAVVSTRHEMLPEFYRSVSPALVCRFKEREENVKADVFHAYLSLLKQTRPAQSWLADPDAMEQGETPLTMLQSQVPMIVKALHKQLKEKSVKTRQCCFNMLTELVNVLPGALTQHIPVLIPGIIFSLNDKSSSSNLKIDALSCLHVIMVTHPAHAFHAHVPALVPPVVACVGDPFYKITSEALLVTQQLVKVIRPLDNQSEGSDSFDPSPYINDLFTCTIKRLKAADIDQEVKERAISCMGQIICNLGDRLPSELPGTLLIFLERLKNEITRLTTVKALTLIAGSPLKIDLRPVLPDAVPILASFLRKNQRALKLCTLAALDILLRNYSSAVTPVMVDAVLAELPPLISESDMHVSQMALSFLSTLAVTHPSSLGQLAGGNILQQLIALVRSPLLQGGALAAMLDFYQALVATKTPGLGYMDLLRMLTGPVYSQSAALPHKQAYCSIAKCVAALTRACPNEGPAVVGQFIQDVKNSRSTDSIRLLALLSLGEVGHHVDLSSQPELKTVILDAFSSSSEEVKSAASYALGSIAVGNLPEYLPFVLQEISSSKRQYLLLHSLKEIISSASVSGLKPYVESVWSLLLKHCECQEEGTRNVVAECLGKLTLIDPETLLPRLKGYLLSGSSYARSSVVTAVKFTISDQPQPIDPLLKNCIGDFLKTLEDPDLNVRRVALVTFNSAAHNKPSLIRELLDSVLPHLYNETKVRKELIREVEMGPFKHTVDDGLDLRKAAFECMYTLLDSCLDRLDIFTFLNHVEDGLKDHYDIKMLTFLMLARLSSLCPSAVLQRLDRLVEPLRATCTTKVKANSVKQEFEKQDELKRSAMRAVVALLTIPEAEKSPLMSEFQSQISSNQELAAIFDSIQRDSSSANMESMDTS, from the exons ATGGCGAGCGCCTCGTACCACATCTCCAACCTGCTGGAGAAAATGACATCCAGCGACAAAGATTTCAG GTTTATGGCCACAAACGACCTGATGACAGAACTTCAGAAAGACTCGATCAAACTGGACGACGACAGCGAGAGGAAG GTTGTGAGAATGATCCTGAAATTGTTGGAAGACAAAAACGGAGAAGTTCAGAACTTGGCTgtcaaatg CCTGGGGCCGCTGGTCAGCAAAGTGAAGGAGTATCAGGTGGAGACGATCGTGGACACTCTGTGCACAAACATGCTGTCAGACAAAGAACAGCTGCGAGACATTTCCTCCATCGGCCTCAAAACCGTGATCGGAGAGTTACCGCCGGCCTCCAGCG GCTCTGCTTTAGCTGCCAGTGTTTGTAAGAAGATAACGGGCCGCCTGACGAGCGCCATCGCCAAACAGGAAGACGTGTCGGTGCAGCTGGAGGCGCTGGACATCATGGCGGACATGTTGTGCAG acaAGGCGGCCTGCTGGTGAActtccatccctccatcctcaGCTGCTTGCTGCCTCAGCTCACTTCCCCCCGGCTGGCGGTCAGAAAG aGGACCATCATGGCTCTGGGTCACCTGGTGATGTCGTGCGGGAACCTGGTCTTCATCGACCTGATCGAGCATCTGCTGACGGAGCTGGGCCGGAACGACAACATGTCCACCACGCGCACCTACATCCAGTGCACGGCGGCCATCAGCCGGCAGGCGGGACACCGCATCG GGGAGTACCTGGAGAAGATCATCCCTCTGGTGGTGAAGTTCTGCAACGTCGACGACGACGAGCTGAGAGAGTACTGCATCCAGGCCTTCGAGTCCTTCGTCAGGAG GTGTCCCAAAGAAGTTTATCCTCACGTTCCAACCATCATCTCCATCTGCCTCCGCTACTTGACCTACGACCCCAACTACAACTTTGACGATGAAGACGAGGACGATAACGCCATGGACGCTGAGCAGAACGATGAAGACTACCAGg GTAGCGATGATGAATACAGCGACGACGACGACATGAGCTGGAAGGTCCGCAGGGCGGCGGCCAAATGTCTGGACGCCGTCGTTTCAACGCGCCACGAGATGCTGCCGGAGTTTTACCGCTCCGTTTCGCCTGCGCTCGTCTGCCGCTTCAAG GAGAGGGAGGAGAACGTGAAGGCGGACGTTTTCCACGCCTACCTGTCGCTGCTGAAACAGACACGGCCGGCTCAGAGCTGGCTGGCCGACCCGGACGCCATGGAGCAGGGCGAGACGCCGCTAACGATGCTGCAGAGTCAG GTGCCCATGATCGTCAAAGCTCTTCACAAACAGCTGAAGGAGAAAAGTGTGAAAACCCGGCAGTGTTGCTTCAACATGTTGACCGAACTGGTCAACGTCCTCCCAGGAGCGCTGACGCAGCACATCCCAGTACTAATACCAG GTATCATCTTCTCTCTGAACGATAAATCCAGCAGCTCCAACCTGAAGATCGACGCTCTCTCTTGCCTCCATGTCATCATGGTGACGCACCCCGCTCACGCCTTCCACGCCCACGTCCCCGCCCTCGTGCCGCCCGTGGTGGCCTGCGTGGGAGACCCCTTTTACAAGATCACCTCAGAGGCTCTGCTAGTCACCCAGCAGCTCGTCAAG GTGATCAGACCTCtggacaaccaatcagaaggcTCGGACAGCTTTGACCCCTCCCCCTACATCAACGACCTCTTCACCTGCACGATCAAACGCCTGAAAGCCGCCGACATTGACCAGGAGGTCAAAGAGCGAGCCATTTCCTGTATGGGGCAGATCATCTGTAACCTAG GTGACCGTCTGCCCAGCGAGCTTCCAGGAACGCTGCTGATCTTTCTGGAGCGTCTGAAGAACGAGATCACACGGCTGACCAcggtcaaag CTCTGACGCTGATCGCCGGCTCTCCGTTGAAAATCGACCTTCGACCCGTTCTTCCCGACGCTGTTCCCATCCTCGCCTCCTTCCTCAGGAAGAACCAGCGGGCCCTGAAGCTCTGCACGCTGGCTGCTCTGGACATCCTGCTCAGAAACTACAG CTCCGCGGTGACGCCCGTCATGGTGGACGCCGTCCTGGCCGAGCTGCCGCCTCTCATCTCGGAGAGCGACATGCACGTGTCTCAGATGGCGCTGAGCTTCCTGTCCACGCTGGCTGTGACGCACCCGTCCTCACTGGGCCAGCTGGCCGGCGGAAacatcctgcagcagctcatcGCGCTGGTCCGGTCGCCACTGCTGCAGGGAGGAGCGCTCGCCGCCATGCTCGACTTCTACCAG GCTCTGGTTGCCACTAAAACCCCTGGTTTGGGTTACATGGACCTGCTGAGGATGCTGACGGGTCCAGTGTACAGTCAGAGCGCCGCCCTGCCTCACAAACAGGCGTACTGCTCCATCGCCAAATGCGTGGCGGCTCTGACCAGAGCCTGCCCCAACGAGGGACCAGCTGTGGTGGGGCAGTTCATCCAG GATGTGAAGAACAGTCGCTCCACTGACTCCATCAGGTTGCTAGCTCTGCTCTCATTGGGCGAGGTGGGACACCATGTGGACCTCAGCAGCCAACCAGAACTCAAGACGGTCATCCTGGACGcgttctcctcctccagcgAAGAG GTGAAGTCTGCGGCGTCCTACGCGCTCGGCAGCATCGCGGTGGGGAATCTTCCGGAGTATCTGCCCTTCGTCCTGCAGGAGATCTCCTCCTCCAAGAGGCAGTACCTGCTGCTGCACTCCCTCAAAGAAATCATCA GTTCGGCGTCCGTGTCGGGCCTGAAGCCCTACGTGGAGTCGGTTTGGTCTCTGCTGCTCAAACACTGCGAGTGTCAGGAGGAGGGGACCAGGAACGTCGTGGCCGAATGTCTCGGCAAACTGACGCTGATCGACCCGGAAACCCTGCTGCCCCGCCTCAAGGGATACCTGCTGTCAG GCTCATCGTACGCCAGGAGCTCCGTGGTAACGGCAGTAAAGTTCACCATCTCTGATCAGCCGCAGCCGATCGACCCGCTGCTCAAGAACTGCATAG GTGATTTCCTGAAGACGCTGGAAGACCCGGACCTGAACGTGCGCCGCGTTGCCTTGGTAACCTTTAACTCCGCCGCCCACAACAAACCCAGCCTGATCCGAGAACTGCTGGACTCAGTTTTACCGCATCTTTACAACGAGACCAAAGTGAGGAAGGAGCTGATCCGAGAG GTGGAGATGGGTCCCTTCAAACACACGGTGGACGACGGGCTGGACCTGAGGAAGGCTGCGTTCGAGTGCATGTACACTCTGCTGGACAGCTGCTTGGACCGGCTGGACATCTTCACCTTCCTGAACCACGTAGAGGACGGGCTGAAGGACCACTACGACATCAAG ATGCTGACCTTCCTGATGCTGGCTAGACTGTCGTCACTTTGTCCCAGTGCTGTGCTGCAGAGACTGGACAGACTGGTGGAGCCGCTCAGAGCCACCTGCACCACAAAG GTAAAGGCAAACTCGGTGAAACAGGAGTTTGAGAAGCAGGACGAGCTGAAGCGGTCGGCGATGCGAGCGGTCGTCGCGCTGCTGACGATCCCAGAGGCCGAGAAGTCGCCGCTGATGTCAGAGTTCCAGTCCCAGATCTCGTCCAATCAGGAGCTAGCGGCCATCTTTGACTCCATCCAGAGAGACTCCAGCTCTGCCAACATGGAGTCCATGGACACCAGCTAA